Proteins encoded within one genomic window of Acidaminococcus timonensis:
- a CDS encoding DUF2905 domain-containing protein, translating to MGRTLIAIGLLLVVVGVIVEFGGHFLPLGHLPGDIHITGRHGSFYFPIVTCIVVSVILNLLLRLFH from the coding sequence ATGGGCCGTACGCTCATTGCCATCGGATTGCTGCTGGTGGTGGTGGGAGTCATCGTGGAGTTCGGAGGCCATTTCCTGCCCCTGGGCCATCTCCCCGGCGACATCCACATCACCGGCAGACATGGCAGTTTTTATTTTCCCATCGTGACCTGCATCGTGGTCAGTGTGATCTTGAATCTGCTGCTGCGGTTGTTCCATTAA